The Deinococcus terrestris region GGGATGGACTGTGACGCTCGCCAGCGCCCTCCTCGGGTTCGCGGGCCGTGAGCAAGACGACCAGCTCGCCCGTCTAGCCCTCCTGCCAACCCTTATCTTCTGGGCACTCGACGCGTACTACTTGGGACAGGAGCAACGCCACCGCCTCTTGTTCGCCCAGGCTCGCGACGGTGTCTCGCCCCCTTTTTCTTTTAATGCGCCGCCTCTGACCCTCGGCACTTGGATTCGTGCCCTGTGGAGCGTAACTGTGGTTGGCCTGCACGGCAGCATCTCACTTTTCGCGCTTTACCTGTCTTTTGTCTGGCGGTGAGTCTATGTCTGGCGCTCCGCCCGAGAAAGCGTGATCTCGCCCTCAACGTTCACTTCTGTACGGCCTTCTCCATATGGGGCCTGACGGTACCCGCGAAGCGTGATGGGAAGGCGATCCCCTTTCGAGGGACCGACCTCAAGGGTCGTGATGTGTTCCACGACCCCTAAGGTCTTGAGGTGGTAGACGAGCAGCAGCCTCGCTGCTGCCAAGAAGGTTCCCTTCGTACCCGCCCAAGTGCGCCAAAGGGTCAGCAGCAACCCGGCACGAAATTGTACGTCCCTGTCCCGGCCGTAAAGGGGCAACGTCCAAGACTCTCGGGACTGGGGCTCCTCAGCGAATACGATGAAGCGTGCAGCGCGTTCTGCCAGCGCCCGGTCGTCTTGCCCGATGAAGATCCGCTGCCGGGGCGAGCGCTCGGGCCGCAGTGTGACCACCGCAACTGCACGGTCGCCCTCTCCTTCATGGGTCACGTCCTGCACGCTCACATTCGCTCCATCCAGGCGGTATGCGAAGGCCAGGGTACTCCCCCAAGCGGGGCCTCGTGGGTCACGCAGGGTCCGCAGCCGTGCCTCCTCCTCACCGCTCCGTGGGCGCAGGTGCAGGGTGATGACATCGTCGGTTTCGCGGTACCGGGCAGCCTCGTAGATGTGATTACCCAGCAGCGCGAAGGCCGGAGCCGTGCGGGGCAAGCGACCTGTTTTCTTGCCGGTGTTCGGGGAAGGTCGGCGGCGAGGATACTGGCTCACGGGGGGCGGAGGCACCAGGCCGGGACGACGTTCGGCGAGGAGACGAACCGCAGTGTTCGCAATCTCCGGCAGGGTGTTCTCGCGCACGTCGAGGTAGCCCTTGGTCGGGGCGAGACCGGGCACAGGTGTGTCGTCGATGCGCACAGGCAGGATGTAGTCCGGCTGCTTGAAGGCGCGGGCCTGGGCGAATTCACGCTCAAGGCCGGTCCAGGCTTTCTCGACGTAGTGACGCGACGCGAACATCACGCAAAAATGCGCCCGGTGTTCGTAGATGTCGGCGAGGTGCTCGTAAAGGTTTCGGCCCCACAGG contains the following coding sequences:
- a CDS encoding TIR domain-containing protein produces the protein MRYTTLDLAKEAVRRRLALLKEALDRVGQLRKTARKAPDSPSQPATEKKRSKRPAASTERPFHFCLSFAGEDRKYAQALHRLLTKRGMRVFYDNAEKHDLWGRNLYEHLADIYEHRAHFCVMFASRHYVEKAWTGLEREFAQARAFKQPDYILPVRIDDTPVPGLAPTKGYLDVRENTLPEIANTAVRLLAERRPGLVPPPPVSQYPRRRPSPNTGKKTGRLPRTAPAFALLGNHIYEAARYRETDDVITLHLRPRSGEEEARLRTLRDPRGPAWGSTLAFAYRLDGANVSVQDVTHEGEGDRAVAVVTLRPERSPRQRIFIGQDDRALAERAARFIVFAEEPQSRESWTLPLYGRDRDVQFRAGLLLTLWRTWAGTKGTFLAAARLLLVYHLKTLGVVEHITTLEVGPSKGDRLPITLRGYRQAPYGEGRTEVNVEGEITLSRAERQT